In a genomic window of Weissella tructae:
- the rplM gene encoding 50S ribosomal protein L13 encodes MRTTYMAKAGEIDRKWYILDATDVPLGRISTVAASILRGKNKPTFTPHVDTGDNVIIINAEKVALTGNKASDKIYYHHSNHPGGLKQRKAGDLREKNPQRLLELSVHGMLPKGSLGRQQGLKLHVFAGSEHNHEAQQPVLLDINNLI; translated from the coding sequence ATGCGTACAACTTATATGGCAAAAGCCGGTGAAATTGATCGCAAGTGGTACATTCTTGACGCGACTGATGTTCCTTTGGGACGTATCTCAACTGTAGCAGCATCAATCTTGCGCGGTAAGAACAAGCCAACTTTCACACCCCACGTTGACACTGGTGACAACGTAATCATTATCAATGCTGAAAAGGTCGCTTTGACTGGTAACAAGGCATCTGACAAGATTTACTACCACCACTCAAACCACCCTGGTGGATTGAAGCAACGTAAGGCCGGTGACTTGCGTGAAAAGAACCCACAACGTTTGCTTGAACTTTCAGTTCACGGAATGTTGCCAAAGGGATCTCTTGGTCGCCAACAAGGTTTGAAGTTGCATGTCTTCGCTGGTTCAGAACACAACCACGAAGCGCAACAACCAGTGTTGTTGGACATCAACAACCTTATCTAA
- a CDS encoding acyltransferase family protein: MGQRVTWIDLAKGLTILLVVLGHVIIGLFDSHVYSGTLQSQLLVWVQAIYLFHMPVFFALSGYFFTACQSPADFLTRIKKRSISIGIPYVAFSLILLIMFQIGGNAVRLSTDWKALFNIWQQPIGPLWFLYVLFGVIVANSALSLVVKDIRIHLGIALTLAVIANFWIIPIYAMQRILVWSPFFLLGAYFRKYPIKGSWQHFGILAGIYLTYLVIWQFTNPTTRVSYNAPGLTGLLMIIAVVLAFMLFPQLSQKTQLGDRFNAIGQQSLGIYLLHVPLVSVTRIVLFHFGYQNVLIHVIIGFIVGWFGSLLILKYMPLIDYVLYPLNFIPKKKKVSIHD; this comes from the coding sequence ATGGGACAACGTGTTACTTGGATTGATTTAGCCAAGGGACTGACCATCTTATTAGTTGTTTTAGGTCATGTCATCATTGGGCTATTCGATTCACACGTCTATTCAGGGACTTTGCAGTCTCAATTACTCGTTTGGGTCCAAGCCATTTATCTCTTTCACATGCCAGTATTTTTTGCCTTATCTGGTTATTTCTTCACGGCATGCCAATCACCTGCCGATTTTCTAACGCGCATTAAGAAACGTAGTATCAGTATCGGTATCCCTTATGTTGCTTTTAGCCTTATCCTCCTTATTATGTTCCAAATTGGGGGTAATGCTGTTCGGCTCTCAACAGATTGGAAAGCCTTATTTAATATTTGGCAACAACCGATTGGACCACTATGGTTCCTATATGTCTTATTCGGTGTGATTGTCGCGAACAGCGCCTTGTCATTAGTCGTTAAAGATATTCGTATTCATCTAGGGATTGCCCTAACGCTCGCTGTTATTGCTAATTTTTGGATTATCCCTATTTACGCCATGCAACGTATTTTGGTTTGGTCTCCCTTCTTCTTATTAGGTGCTTATTTTCGTAAATATCCCATCAAAGGAAGTTGGCAGCACTTTGGTATCCTAGCTGGTATTTATCTGACTTATCTCGTGATTTGGCAATTTACAAATCCAACGACTCGCGTCAGTTATAATGCACCTGGCCTAACTGGCTTACTCATGATTATTGCAGTCGTTCTCGCTTTTATGCTTTTCCCACAACTATCACAAAAAACACAATTAGGTGATCGTTTCAATGCCATCGGGCAACAATCATTAGGTATTTACTTATTACATGTACCGCTAGTCAGCGTCACACGTATTGTCCTATTCCACTTCGGATACCAGAACGTTCTCATCCACGTGATTATCGGCTTCATTGTCGGGTGGTTTGGTAGCTTACTGATTTTGAAATACATGCCGCTCATTGATTACGTTCTTTATCCACTTAATTTTATTCCCAAAAAGAAAAAGGTATCTATCCATGACTAA
- a CDS encoding TrmH family RNA methyltransferase, with the protein MTKIDLSRSADYRNVTDYFKGKPDDQIKEELAETRGDMISIMQNLSHDFNKSSAVRNSNAFGMRKLIFLNPENPALPDAKEGIKKWDRRGALGTQNYETIEHYRVTDYQDVFDQLHAEGYTIFAVDNTPGYDPQSLYEVSLPQKSAFLFGEEQLGLADDLIEASDAMIYIPQYGSIRSINVSVANGVIAAFYASQHMPTH; encoded by the coding sequence ATGACTAAGATTGATTTATCTCGTTCTGCTGATTATCGTAATGTCACAGACTATTTCAAAGGTAAGCCTGATGATCAAATTAAAGAAGAACTGGCGGAAACGCGCGGCGATATGATTTCAATTATGCAGAACCTAAGCCATGACTTTAATAAGTCTTCTGCTGTTCGTAACAGCAATGCCTTTGGTATGCGTAAGCTGATCTTTTTAAATCCTGAGAATCCAGCGCTCCCCGACGCTAAAGAAGGTATCAAGAAGTGGGATCGTCGTGGTGCCTTGGGTACACAAAATTATGAAACCATTGAACATTACCGTGTCACTGACTACCAAGATGTATTTGATCAATTACATGCGGAAGGTTATACAATCTTTGCTGTTGATAATACACCTGGTTACGACCCCCAATCATTGTACGAAGTATCATTACCACAAAAGTCAGCCTTCTTATTCGGAGAAGAACAATTAGGTCTTGCGGATGATTTGATTGAAGCCAGCGATGCCATGATTTACATTCCTCAATACGGGAGCATTCGTTCAATCAATGTTAGTGTTGCTAATGGTGTTATCGCTGCATTTTACGCCAGCCAACACATGCCAACACACTAA
- a CDS encoding energy-coupling factor transporter ATPase, translating into MAINFEEVSFTYQAGTPFATSGLHDVNLNIPEQAFTAVIGHTGSGKSTMVQMLDGLTQPTLGTVTVGEHVITATTKKKVLNDMREHIGMVFQFPEAQLFEQTVLQDVMFGPMNYGVSEADAKIAAQKALRTVGMDERFDERTPFDLSGGQMRRVAIAGILAMQPDLLILDEPTAGLDPAGQTELMALFGRLQAERNLTVVLITHQMEFVAEYASHVIVFEGGTVLKEGPTSDIFADSDWLQQHQLDVPAAQQFADALAMKGIQLNQVLDMDALADELVKELQGGAHG; encoded by the coding sequence ATGGCAATCAATTTCGAAGAAGTAAGTTTTACGTATCAAGCTGGAACGCCATTTGCGACGTCAGGATTACATGATGTTAATTTGAATATCCCAGAACAAGCCTTTACAGCTGTTATTGGTCATACGGGGTCAGGGAAATCAACGATGGTTCAGATGTTGGACGGACTAACACAACCAACACTTGGAACTGTCACTGTTGGGGAACATGTGATTACCGCAACTACGAAGAAAAAAGTACTTAATGATATGCGTGAACATATTGGGATGGTATTTCAATTCCCAGAAGCGCAATTATTTGAACAAACTGTTTTGCAAGACGTTATGTTTGGTCCAATGAATTATGGTGTCTCAGAAGCAGATGCTAAGATTGCGGCGCAAAAAGCATTGCGTACGGTAGGAATGGATGAACGCTTTGATGAACGCACCCCTTTTGATTTATCAGGTGGACAAATGCGTCGTGTGGCAATCGCTGGTATCCTAGCCATGCAACCAGACTTGTTAATTTTAGATGAACCAACGGCTGGTCTTGATCCAGCGGGACAAACAGAATTAATGGCCTTGTTTGGGCGGCTCCAAGCGGAGCGTAATCTGACAGTTGTCTTGATTACGCATCAAATGGAGTTCGTTGCTGAATATGCCAGTCATGTGATTGTCTTTGAAGGTGGGACTGTCCTAAAAGAAGGACCAACAAGTGATATCTTTGCGGACAGTGACTGGCTACAACAACATCAATTAGATGTTCCTGCTGCGCAACAATTTGCGGATGCATTAGCGATGAAGGGGATTCAATTGAACCAAGTGTTAGACATGGATGCCTTGGCAGATGAATTGGTAAAAGAGTTACAAGGAGGCGCACATGGGTAA
- a CDS encoding energy-coupling factor ABC transporter ATP-binding protein — protein MANIIEVNDISFTYQNADQPALEHINLTIQQGEWVAIIGRNGSGKSTFAKLLNYLLVPTEGTIKIDGVLVDADNVWTIRDLVGMVFQNPDNQFVGATVEDDVAFGLENRNMPREEMLPRVASVLDRVHMSEFADREPARLSGGQKQRVAIASVLAVEPKILILDEATAMLDPQGRTEMIALVRELKAAMGDELTVLSITHDIDEASHADKVVVLSDGQIREIGQPADIFVNAHKLRELGLSVPFAEQLKEKLVARGITVPEAYMTTEGMADWLWQSISKK, from the coding sequence ATGGCGAACATAATTGAAGTTAATGATATTTCGTTTACATATCAAAATGCGGATCAACCAGCATTAGAACATATCAATTTGACCATCCAACAAGGGGAATGGGTTGCGATCATTGGTCGTAATGGGTCAGGTAAGTCAACGTTTGCTAAATTGTTGAATTACTTATTAGTACCAACAGAGGGAACGATTAAAATTGACGGTGTGTTAGTAGATGCCGACAATGTTTGGACAATTCGTGATTTAGTGGGGATGGTCTTTCAAAATCCAGATAACCAATTCGTTGGTGCCACGGTGGAAGATGATGTTGCTTTTGGATTAGAAAACCGTAATATGCCACGAGAAGAAATGCTACCACGTGTTGCATCTGTATTAGATCGTGTGCACATGAGCGAATTTGCTGATCGTGAACCAGCGCGACTATCAGGTGGACAAAAGCAACGTGTTGCCATTGCATCTGTTTTAGCAGTTGAACCCAAGATTCTAATTCTTGATGAAGCAACGGCGATGTTAGACCCACAAGGGCGTACTGAAATGATTGCCTTGGTTCGTGAACTAAAGGCAGCTATGGGTGATGAATTAACTGTCTTGTCTATTACGCATGACATTGATGAAGCTTCACACGCTGACAAGGTGGTCGTACTAAGTGATGGTCAGATTCGTGAAATCGGACAACCAGCTGATATTTTCGTGAATGCACATAAATTACGTGAGTTGGGACTGAGCGTCCCATTCGCAGAACAATTAAAAGAAAAGTTAGTTGCGCGTGGCATCACAGTACCTGAAGCGTATATGACGACAGAAGGGATGGCGGACTGGTTATGGCAATCAATTTCGAAGAAGTAA
- a CDS encoding energy-coupling factor transporter transmembrane component T family protein, which translates to MGKLIIGRYLPGNSWVHQLDPRTKFVLSFSFIFIIFMADNAWGYLVATVFTFLSIALTGLGFGVFLKGLRPIALLMLLTTVLQLFFIQTGPVWVDLGGVRITQDGVINSLIVFVRFMLIIMFSTILTLTTPPLLVANAMESLLAPLKKLHVPVAELALMVSIALRFVPTLMDEAENIMNAQRARGVKFNEGNLFQRAKSYVPLMIPLFVNAIKRAIELGDAMEARGYRDSEDRSRYRVLESSYKDVVAYAGFFIFGIALFATRFI; encoded by the coding sequence ATGGGTAAGTTAATTATTGGGCGTTATTTACCAGGTAATTCATGGGTGCATCAATTAGATCCACGAACGAAATTTGTCTTGAGCTTTAGTTTTATCTTTATTATTTTTATGGCAGATAATGCTTGGGGCTATCTTGTGGCTACGGTCTTTACCTTTTTATCAATTGCGTTAACCGGGCTAGGTTTTGGGGTCTTTTTAAAGGGTCTGAGGCCAATCGCCTTATTGATGCTTTTGACAACGGTGCTACAATTATTCTTTATTCAAACTGGACCAGTGTGGGTGGACTTAGGGGGGGTACGTATTACACAAGATGGTGTGATTAATAGTTTGATTGTGTTTGTGCGTTTCATGTTGATTATTATGTTCTCAACGATTCTAACGTTAACAACACCGCCACTATTGGTTGCGAATGCAATGGAGTCATTATTAGCGCCATTGAAGAAGCTACATGTGCCTGTTGCAGAATTAGCATTGATGGTTTCAATTGCGTTACGTTTTGTGCCAACATTGATGGATGAAGCTGAAAACATTATGAATGCCCAACGTGCACGTGGTGTTAAGTTCAACGAAGGTAATTTATTCCAACGAGCAAAATCATATGTACCGTTGATGATTCCGTTGTTCGTGAATGCCATTAAGCGTGCCATTGAATTAGGGGATGCTATGGAAGCACGTGGTTATCGTGATAGCGAAGACCGCAGTCGTTACCGTGTCTTGGAATCAAGTTATAAAGACGTCGTAGCATATGCCGGCTTTTTTATATTTGGAATTGCTTTGTTTGCAACCCGATTTATTTAG
- a CDS encoding metal ABC transporter ATP-binding protein produces MLEVKNLTVGYTATPVFENLSVDFEPAKITGIIGPNGAGKSTMIKAVLELIRKQGGTVALDGQPVSKERQKIAYVEQRADLDLTFPISVFELVLTGTYGKLGLFKSPAQAEKDLAMDALKQVKLEEFKNRQIGGLSGGQLQRVFVARAIVQQAEVVILDEPFVGIDMTSEAEIMNILKKWRDEGKTIIVVHHDLNKVANYFDNLVIMNHGVVASGPVEDVYTQQNIQKAFSADLGAVLFDNKEEA; encoded by the coding sequence ATGTTAGAGGTAAAGAACTTAACAGTCGGTTACACGGCGACCCCTGTATTTGAAAACTTGTCGGTCGACTTCGAACCGGCTAAAATCACGGGTATTATTGGACCCAACGGAGCTGGAAAATCAACAATGATCAAGGCTGTTCTTGAGTTGATTCGCAAGCAAGGTGGAACGGTAGCGTTAGACGGTCAACCTGTATCAAAGGAACGCCAAAAGATTGCGTACGTTGAACAACGTGCAGACTTGGACTTAACATTCCCGATCAGTGTTTTTGAGTTGGTTCTAACCGGTACATACGGTAAGTTAGGATTATTCAAAAGCCCTGCGCAGGCAGAAAAAGACTTGGCAATGGATGCATTGAAGCAAGTCAAGCTGGAAGAATTTAAGAACCGTCAAATTGGTGGTTTGTCAGGTGGACAATTGCAACGTGTCTTCGTAGCACGTGCGATTGTACAACAAGCTGAAGTTGTCATTTTGGATGAACCTTTCGTAGGAATCGATATGACATCAGAAGCAGAAATTATGAACATCTTGAAGAAGTGGCGTGACGAAGGTAAGACGATTATCGTTGTGCACCACGACTTGAACAAGGTTGCGAACTACTTTGACAACTTGGTTATTATGAACCACGGTGTTGTGGCTTCTGGACCAGTTGAAGATGTTTACACGCAACAAAACATTCAAAAGGCCTTCTCTGCAGACCTAGGTGCTGTGTTGTTTGATAACAAGGAGGAAGCTTAA
- a CDS encoding NAD(P)/FAD-dependent oxidoreductase, with the protein MTTKNVVVVGAGFSGVVAARNLAKKLKGTDHKIILIDKHSFMTYMTELHEVATGRVEPKHVQNDLRTLFHPYKNVELMTAEVKSIDKDKKVVETTDGTVPYEKLVLATGGTTNTFGTPGVYEYGYTLWSYEEAVRLRAHIEKVIREGALELDPVARAAKLQIVVVGSGFTGSELTGELMEQRHELALANNLDESEIKIKMVEAAPTILNMLDRKLADKAEAHFTAHGVEVMKSTGVVEVKENAAVLKDGSEIPTETLIWTAGVKAKDQGQQWGLELGPGQRFMVDAYSRVQGEEDVYAIGDAAAYQDPELADPENPRAGWTPQTVEGGESAAKTAVPNIVFDLTGKGERKEFKGRYQGYAVSIGARYAVAVWLQLGDVKMGKNGINLSGFFANMFKHMINVYWFLQIKSWYYLGHYLRDEFFETPDGRNPFFGWTSRRANVLFALPLRFITGMVWMSIGQSLSAFGSPLGIISLIIGWLIVLGMFTSMAGFVGILLSLYFIIAGGVSGDIMLFLLPAVSFAIMNGSGRVLGVDFWLIPALERFANGILHGKRASQYHDHK; encoded by the coding sequence ATGACAACTAAGAATGTTGTTGTCGTCGGGGCCGGTTTTTCCGGTGTCGTTGCGGCGCGTAATCTAGCTAAGAAGCTTAAGGGTACGGATCACAAGATCATTTTGATCGACAAGCACTCATTCATGACATACATGACTGAATTGCACGAAGTAGCGACAGGTCGTGTTGAACCTAAGCACGTTCAAAACGACTTGCGTACTTTGTTCCACCCATACAAGAATGTGGAATTGATGACAGCGGAAGTTAAGTCAATTGATAAGGACAAGAAGGTTGTGGAAACAACTGACGGAACTGTTCCTTATGAAAAGTTGGTTTTGGCTACTGGTGGAACAACTAACACATTCGGAACACCTGGTGTCTACGAATATGGTTACACATTGTGGTCATACGAAGAAGCCGTTCGTTTGCGTGCGCACATCGAAAAGGTTATCCGCGAAGGTGCATTGGAACTAGATCCAGTTGCTCGTGCAGCTAAGTTGCAAATCGTGGTTGTTGGTTCAGGATTTACTGGTTCAGAATTGACTGGTGAATTGATGGAACAACGTCATGAATTGGCATTGGCTAACAACTTGGACGAAAGCGAAATCAAGATCAAGATGGTGGAAGCTGCACCAACAATCTTGAACATGCTTGACCGTAAGTTGGCTGACAAGGCTGAAGCTCACTTTACAGCACATGGTGTTGAAGTGATGAAGTCAACTGGTGTTGTGGAAGTTAAGGAAAATGCTGCCGTACTTAAGGACGGTTCAGAAATCCCAACAGAAACTTTGATTTGGACAGCCGGTGTTAAGGCTAAGGATCAAGGTCAACAATGGGGACTTGAACTTGGACCTGGTCAACGATTCATGGTTGATGCGTACTCACGTGTCCAAGGCGAAGAAGATGTCTACGCTATTGGTGACGCTGCTGCGTACCAAGACCCAGAATTGGCAGATCCAGAAAACCCACGTGCCGGATGGACACCACAAACAGTTGAAGGTGGAGAATCAGCCGCTAAGACTGCCGTACCAAACATTGTCTTTGACTTGACTGGTAAGGGTGAACGTAAGGAATTCAAGGGTCGTTACCAAGGTTACGCCGTTTCAATCGGTGCTCGCTATGCTGTTGCCGTTTGGCTACAACTTGGTGATGTTAAGATGGGTAAGAACGGAATCAACCTATCTGGATTCTTCGCTAACATGTTCAAGCACATGATTAACGTTTACTGGTTCTTGCAAATCAAGAGCTGGTACTACCTAGGTCACTACCTACGTGACGAATTCTTCGAAACACCAGATGGCCGTAACCCATTCTTCGGATGGACTTCACGTCGTGCAAACGTCTTGTTCGCATTACCACTACGTTTCATCACAGGTATGGTTTGGATGTCAATCGGACAAAGCTTGTCAGCATTCGGTTCACCACTAGGAATCATCTCATTGATTATTGGTTGGTTGATTGTTCTTGGAATGTTCACATCAATGGCTGGATTCGTTGGAATCTTGCTAAGCTTGTACTTCATCATCGCTGGTGGTGTATCAGGTGACATCATGTTGTTCTTGTTGCCAGCTGTTTCATTTGCGATTATGAACGGTTCAGGACGTGTGCTAGGTGTCGACTTCTGGTTGATCCCTGCACTAGAACGTTTTGCGAATGGTATCTTGCACGGTAAGCGTGCTTCACAATACCACGACCACAAGTAA
- a CDS encoding metal ABC transporter solute-binding protein, Zn/Mn family, whose amino-acid sequence MLKKLGITFAALAVLIGGVVWFINGRDVQQSNKNEKFSVVTTNSILQDMVEQVGGDDVDVYSMVPRGTDPHEYEPKPEDIRATTGADVIFHNGLNLETGGNGWFTKLMETANKRDGEEVFSASEHVEPMHLTSEGKENEEDPHAWLDIQNGIKYVEQITSVLKKKDAKNADAYQERADKYIAELNKLDTEAKAKFNDVPEAQRVLVTSEGAFKYFSKAYGITPVFIWEINTESQGTPEQMKQVLSKIDDSEVKSLFVESSVSPKSMEKVVKETGLPIYSTVFTDSLAKEGENGDTYYAMMKWNIDHMHDGMMGKTK is encoded by the coding sequence ATGCTTAAGAAGTTAGGAATTACCTTTGCGGCACTAGCCGTACTTATTGGGGGAGTTGTTTGGTTTATTAATGGACGTGATGTTCAACAATCAAATAAGAATGAAAAGTTTAGCGTTGTCACAACAAACTCAATCTTGCAAGACATGGTTGAACAAGTTGGTGGTGATGATGTAGATGTTTACAGCATGGTACCGCGTGGAACTGATCCACACGAATACGAACCAAAGCCAGAAGACATTCGTGCCACAACTGGAGCCGATGTTATCTTCCACAACGGATTGAACCTAGAAACAGGTGGTAACGGTTGGTTTACTAAGTTGATGGAAACAGCAAACAAGCGCGATGGAGAAGAAGTTTTCTCAGCATCTGAACACGTTGAGCCTATGCACTTGACAAGTGAAGGTAAGGAAAACGAAGAAGACCCACACGCTTGGCTTGATATTCAAAATGGAATTAAGTACGTTGAACAAATTACATCAGTCTTGAAGAAGAAGGATGCTAAGAACGCTGATGCGTACCAAGAACGTGCCGACAAGTACATTGCAGAATTGAACAAGTTGGACACAGAAGCAAAGGCAAAGTTTAACGACGTGCCTGAAGCACAACGTGTCTTGGTTACATCAGAAGGTGCCTTCAAGTACTTCTCAAAGGCATACGGAATTACACCAGTATTTATCTGGGAAATTAACACTGAATCTCAAGGAACACCTGAACAAATGAAGCAAGTCTTGTCAAAGATTGATGACTCAGAAGTTAAGTCATTGTTCGTTGAAAGTTCAGTATCACCTAAGTCAATGGAAAAGGTTGTTAAGGAAACTGGTTTGCCAATTTACTCAACAGTCTTTACAGATTCATTGGCCAAGGAAGGTGAAAACGGAGATACTTACTACGCTATGATGAAGTGGAACATTGACCACATGCATGATGGTATGATGGGTAAGACAAAGTAA
- the truA gene encoding tRNA pseudouridine(38-40) synthase TruA, giving the protein MPRYKATIAYDGTDFFGWQVQPGKRTVQLELEAAVNKMAKNPAEPIRVQGSGRTDARVHAIGQVAHFDLPFNIPAEAVRKGLSTMLPYDIGIKDVEIVDDEFHAQYAAHDKTYRYRFSTTEFRDPFKRNYTGHWNRRLDTDLMQQAIGDYVGEHDWLSFVAAGFQQKTTVRTVYSAEMILKPEENEIWFEFSGNGFLYNQIRIMVGVLLEIGHGSRPVDDIKRLFEVKDRQEARFTAPAQGLYLVEVRY; this is encoded by the coding sequence ATGCCACGATATAAAGCAACGATTGCTTATGATGGAACTGATTTTTTTGGTTGGCAAGTCCAACCCGGAAAGCGAACAGTCCAATTAGAATTAGAAGCGGCCGTTAATAAGATGGCTAAAAATCCAGCGGAACCTATTCGTGTCCAAGGATCTGGGCGTACCGATGCGCGTGTTCATGCAATTGGACAAGTGGCCCATTTTGATTTACCATTTAATATTCCAGCTGAGGCAGTTCGTAAGGGACTATCAACGATGTTGCCATATGATATTGGTATCAAGGATGTTGAAATTGTGGATGATGAATTCCATGCGCAATATGCCGCACATGATAAGACATACCGTTACCGTTTCTCAACAACGGAATTCCGTGACCCATTTAAGCGTAACTATACAGGACACTGGAATCGTCGTTTAGATACAGACCTGATGCAACAAGCGATCGGTGATTATGTGGGTGAACATGACTGGTTGAGCTTTGTCGCTGCAGGATTCCAACAAAAGACAACTGTTCGTACTGTGTACTCAGCGGAAATGATTTTGAAGCCGGAAGAGAATGAAATTTGGTTTGAATTCTCAGGTAATGGTTTCCTATATAATCAGATCCGTATCATGGTCGGTGTGTTGTTGGAAATTGGTCATGGTTCACGACCGGTAGACGATATCAAACGTTTATTTGAGGTTAAAGATCGACAAGAAGCACGCTTTACCGCACCCGCACAAGGGTTGTATCTCGTTGAAGTTCGATACTAA
- a CDS encoding metal ABC transporter permease: MFASIQDFIVALGQYNFLQSALMASIMVGIMSGVIGSFIILRGMSLMGDAISHSVLPGVAVAYMLGINLLWGAATFGVIAALLIGFVSSHSKLKNDTAIGIVFSAFFALGFILISMAESSTNLHHILFGNVLAVSDADLITSVIIMAIVILFVVVFFKELQITSFDETFARVYGLKTYIIQYGLMIVLTLVTVTALQTVGIILIVAMLITPAATAFLWTNSLSTMLFLAAGFGTVASTVGLYLSYTYNWASGPAIVLVAAIIFMVSFFIAPKQGFIQKLGGKNA, from the coding sequence ATGTTTGCTAGTATTCAAGACTTTATTGTCGCTTTAGGACAATATAACTTTTTGCAAAGTGCCTTGATGGCTTCAATCATGGTGGGGATCATGTCTGGGGTTATCGGAAGCTTTATCATTCTTCGTGGAATGTCATTGATGGGAGATGCGATTTCTCACTCAGTGCTTCCTGGAGTTGCGGTTGCTTACATGCTTGGAATTAACCTGCTATGGGGAGCAGCGACTTTCGGTGTGATTGCAGCCTTGCTAATCGGTTTTGTGTCTTCACACAGTAAGTTGAAGAACGATACAGCGATTGGAATCGTGTTCTCAGCATTCTTTGCTTTGGGATTCATTTTGATTTCAATGGCCGAATCTTCAACTAACTTGCACCACATTTTGTTTGGTAACGTTTTGGCCGTATCAGATGCTGACTTGATTACATCAGTTATCATCATGGCAATTGTTATCTTGTTCGTGGTTGTATTCTTTAAGGAATTGCAAATTACATCATTCGACGAAACATTTGCGCGTGTTTACGGTTTGAAGACATACATTATCCAATACGGTTTGATGATTGTGTTGACATTGGTAACAGTGACAGCCCTACAAACAGTTGGAATTATTTTGATCGTAGCGATGTTGATTACACCAGCAGCTACGGCCTTCTTGTGGACAAACAGTCTATCAACTATGTTGTTCTTGGCAGCCGGATTCGGAACCGTTGCCTCAACAGTTGGACTATACCTTTCATACACATATAACTGGGCATCGGGGCCTGCTATTGTGTTGGTAGCCGCAATTATTTTCATGGTGTCATTCTTCATTGCACCAAAACAAGGATTCATTCAAAAGCTAGGGGGAAAAAATGCTTAA
- the rpsI gene encoding 30S ribosomal protein S9: MATVQYYGTGRRKNSVARVRLVPGNGAITINGRSAEQYIPFANLREVMVQPFNVTETLGQYDVLVNVDGGGFSGQSGAIRHGISRALLQVDPDFRAALKSAGLLTRDARMKERKKPGLKKARKASQFSKR, translated from the coding sequence ATGGCTACTGTACAATACTACGGAACTGGTCGTCGTAAGAACTCTGTTGCTCGTGTACGTTTGGTACCTGGTAACGGTGCGATTACAATCAACGGTCGTTCAGCTGAACAATACATTCCTTTCGCTAACTTGCGTGAGGTTATGGTTCAACCATTCAACGTTACTGAAACACTTGGTCAATACGACGTATTGGTTAACGTTGATGGTGGAGGTTTCTCTGGTCAATCAGGTGCAATCCGTCACGGTATCTCACGTGCCCTTTTGCAAGTTGACCCAGACTTCCGTGCAGCTTTGAAGTCAGCAGGATTGTTGACTCGTGACGCACGTATGAAGGAACGTAAGAAGCCTGGTCTAAAGAAGGCCCGTAAGGCATCACAATTCTCAAAGCGTTAA